The following proteins are encoded in a genomic region of Fundidesulfovibrio putealis DSM 16056:
- the rbbA gene encoding ribosome-associated ATPase/putative transporter RbbA, translating to MNEDGPSKDLAAQPPVVRLKGLRHRYGKTLAADGVTMDIPSGCMAGFIGPDGVGKSTWLGLIAGARKIQDGVVEVLGGDMAERRHREAVLPRIAYMPQGLGKNLYPTLSVHENIDFFGRLFGQPRAERKRRIDGLLAATGMDAFADRPAMKLSGGMKQKLGLCCALVHDPDLLILDEPTTGVDPLSRRQFWELIERIRSNRPQMSVLIATAYMEEAQQFDWLAAIDQGKPLAVGSPGELCRRAGVDSLEAAFLSLLPEERRRGHHELVVPPLTAGEVVIAATGLQMRFGDFIAVQDVNLSVRKGEIFGFLGSNGCGKSTTMKMLTGLLPPTRGQAVLLGSPVDVGNIETRRRVGYMSQSFSLYSELTVRQNMELHARLFHLPDDEAAGKIEALARRFDLADMMDGLPDQLPLGIRQRLQLAVAVLHNPAVLILDEPTSGVDPVARDRFWEMIIDLSRKDGVTIFISTHFMNEAQRCDRISLMHAGKVLDCDSPAALIAKRGADSLEGAFISCLEEAAGASTDGGAVRPLPQTPAPDVAPDAARPRPALFSLSRLLSFSAREVLELRRDPIRLSLALLGSLLLMLVMGYGISMDVENLTYAVLDRDQSITSDIYTLNIAGSRYFSEQPPLHSHADMDRRMRSGELTMALEIPPDFGRDLARGTAPEIGVWLDGAMPMRAEVARGYVQGMHASMLAGAGGPSTGLSTVEVRYRYNPEMKSIVSMVPAVIPLMLVFIPAMLTALGVVREKELGSILNVYTTPVTKFEFLIGKQLPYIALSMFNFALMFLVALTLFQVPFKGSLLTLCAGALLYVTATTGFGLLTSTLINSQIAAIAAASIGTLLPAIQFSGLMDPTSSLEGVGAFIGAAYPTTHFLTISRGTFAKALGFADLTGSFIPLLIAVPVLTIASVILLKKQAR from the coding sequence ATGAACGAGGACGGCCCCTCGAAGGACCTGGCGGCGCAGCCGCCGGTGGTCCGCCTTAAGGGCCTGCGTCACCGTTACGGCAAGACCCTGGCCGCAGACGGCGTCACGATGGACATCCCCTCCGGCTGCATGGCCGGCTTCATCGGCCCCGACGGGGTGGGCAAGTCCACATGGCTTGGGCTCATCGCCGGAGCCCGCAAGATCCAGGACGGCGTCGTGGAGGTGCTGGGCGGGGACATGGCCGAGCGCAGGCACCGTGAAGCCGTGCTGCCGCGCATCGCCTACATGCCCCAGGGGCTGGGCAAGAACCTCTACCCCACCCTGTCCGTCCACGAGAACATCGACTTCTTCGGCCGCCTGTTCGGCCAGCCGCGCGCCGAGCGCAAGCGGCGCATCGACGGCCTCCTGGCCGCCACGGGCATGGACGCCTTTGCCGACCGTCCGGCCATGAAGCTGTCCGGGGGCATGAAGCAGAAGCTCGGCCTGTGCTGCGCCCTGGTCCACGACCCGGACCTTTTGATCCTCGACGAGCCGACCACCGGCGTGGACCCGCTTTCGCGGCGTCAGTTCTGGGAGCTGATCGAACGCATCCGCTCCAACCGCCCCCAGATGAGCGTGCTTATCGCCACGGCCTACATGGAGGAGGCGCAACAGTTCGACTGGCTGGCGGCCATAGACCAGGGGAAACCCCTTGCCGTCGGCTCTCCCGGCGAGCTGTGCAGGCGGGCGGGCGTTGATTCGCTGGAAGCGGCCTTTCTGTCCCTGCTGCCCGAAGAGAGGCGGCGCGGCCATCACGAGCTGGTGGTTCCGCCGCTCACCGCCGGAGAGGTAGTGATCGCGGCGACAGGGTTGCAGATGCGCTTCGGGGATTTCATCGCCGTGCAGGACGTCAACCTGAGCGTTCGCAAGGGAGAAATATTCGGCTTCCTCGGCTCAAACGGCTGCGGCAAGTCCACCACCATGAAGATGCTCACGGGGCTCCTGCCGCCCACGCGCGGCCAGGCCGTGCTGCTCGGCAGTCCCGTGGATGTTGGCAACATCGAAACGCGTCGGCGCGTGGGCTACATGTCCCAGTCCTTTTCGCTCTACAGCGAGCTGACCGTACGCCAGAACATGGAGCTCCACGCACGGCTGTTCCACCTGCCGGACGACGAGGCCGCCGGGAAGATAGAAGCGCTGGCCAGGCGTTTCGACCTAGCCGACATGATGGATGGCCTGCCCGACCAGCTGCCGCTGGGCATCCGCCAGCGCCTGCAGCTGGCGGTGGCGGTGCTGCACAATCCCGCTGTGCTGATCCTGGACGAGCCCACCTCCGGCGTGGACCCCGTGGCGCGCGACCGCTTCTGGGAGATGATCATCGATCTCTCCCGCAAGGACGGCGTGACCATCTTCATCAGCACCCACTTCATGAACGAGGCCCAGCGCTGCGACCGCATCTCGCTTATGCACGCGGGCAAGGTGCTGGACTGCGACTCCCCGGCGGCGCTGATCGCCAAGCGCGGCGCGGACAGCCTGGAAGGGGCGTTCATCTCCTGCCTGGAAGAAGCGGCTGGAGCCTCCACGGACGGCGGCGCTGTCCGGCCCCTGCCGCAAACCCCGGCCCCGGACGTCGCTCCGGACGCGGCCCGCCCGCGCCCGGCGCTTTTCAGCCTCTCGCGCCTGCTGAGCTTCAGCGCCCGTGAGGTGCTGGAGCTGCGGCGCGATCCCATCCGCCTCTCCCTGGCCCTGCTCGGCAGCCTGCTCTTGATGCTGGTCATGGGGTACGGCATCAGCATGGACGTGGAAAACCTCACCTATGCCGTGCTGGACCGCGACCAGAGCATCACAAGCGACATCTACACGCTCAATATCGCGGGCTCGCGGTATTTCTCCGAGCAGCCGCCGCTCCACAGCCATGCGGACATGGACCGGCGCATGCGCTCCGGCGAGTTGACCATGGCCCTGGAAATTCCGCCCGATTTCGGACGCGACCTCGCACGCGGGACCGCCCCCGAGATAGGCGTCTGGCTCGACGGCGCGATGCCCATGCGCGCAGAGGTCGCGCGGGGGTACGTGCAGGGCATGCACGCCTCCATGCTCGCCGGGGCGGGGGGGCCGTCCACGGGCCTTTCCACCGTCGAGGTGCGCTACCGCTACAACCCGGAGATGAAGAGCATCGTGTCCATGGTTCCGGCGGTCATCCCGCTCATGCTGGTGTTCATCCCGGCCATGCTCACGGCCCTGGGCGTTGTCCGGGAGAAGGAGCTGGGGTCCATCCTGAACGTGTACACCACCCCGGTCACCAAGTTCGAGTTCCTCATCGGCAAGCAGCTGCCCTACATCGCGCTGTCCATGTTCAACTTCGCGCTGATGTTCCTGGTGGCGCTCACGCTGTTCCAGGTCCCGTTCAAGGGGAGCCTGCTGACCCTGTGCGCCGGAGCGCTGCTGTACGTGACGGCCACCACGGGCTTTGGCCTCCTGACGTCCACGCTCATCAACAGCCAGATCGCGGCCATTGCCGCCGCGTCCATCGGCACGCTGCTCCCGGCCATCCAGTTCTCCGGCCTGATGGACCCGACCTCGTCCCTGGAAGGCGTCGGGGCCTTCATCGGCGCGGCCTACCCGACCACGCACTTCCTCACCATCAGCCGGGGGACCTTTGCCAAGGCGCTTGGCTTCGCCGACCTGACCGGATCATTCATACCGCTCTTGATAGCCGTGCCGGTGTTGACCATCGCATCGGTCATTCTTCTGAAGAAACAGGCCCGATGA
- a CDS encoding ABC transporter permease, translated as MNTKLGPLFNVYNLGLKEFRTLLGDKVMLFLIVFMFTASVYADARARPESLNRASVAVVDEDRSQLSTQIIQAMQPPQFILPKHIDLADMDKGMDTGRYTFVLDIPPDFQRDVLAGKQPSIQLNVDSTRLSQAQTGTGYIQNIISDEVRAFAQRFRAPAGTPVEVNIRVLFNPNLHTSWFSAITAIINNVTMLGILLTGAALIRENEHGTIEHLLVMPVTPLEIMLSKIWSMGLIVLVVSTFSLQLIVRQFLGVTVNGSLALFGLGTLLYLFSAASIGIYMATVARSMPQFGLMSILVLLPLQILSGATTPRESMPQGVQWLMDFAPTTHYVSLAQAVLFRGAGFGVVLPQFALVAAIGLAFFLLAHHRLRRMIGSMQ; from the coding sequence ATGAACACGAAGCTTGGACCACTTTTCAACGTCTACAACCTCGGGCTCAAGGAATTTCGGACCCTGCTCGGCGACAAGGTCATGCTGTTCCTGATCGTCTTCATGTTCACGGCCTCGGTCTACGCCGACGCCAGGGCCAGGCCGGAGAGCCTGAACCGGGCCTCGGTGGCCGTGGTGGACGAGGATCGCTCGCAGCTCTCCACCCAGATCATCCAGGCCATGCAACCGCCGCAGTTCATCCTCCCCAAGCATATCGACCTGGCGGACATGGACAAGGGCATGGACACCGGGCGCTACACCTTCGTCCTGGACATCCCGCCAGACTTCCAGCGCGACGTGCTCGCCGGGAAGCAGCCCTCGATCCAGCTGAACGTCGACTCCACCCGCCTGAGCCAGGCGCAGACCGGCACGGGCTACATCCAGAACATCATCTCCGACGAGGTCCGGGCCTTTGCGCAACGCTTCCGGGCTCCGGCGGGAACCCCCGTGGAGGTAAACATCCGCGTGCTGTTCAACCCCAACCTCCACACGTCCTGGTTTTCGGCCATCACCGCGATCATTAACAACGTCACCATGCTGGGCATACTGCTGACGGGCGCCGCCCTGATCCGCGAGAACGAGCACGGGACCATCGAGCACCTGCTGGTCATGCCGGTCACGCCGCTTGAGATCATGCTGTCCAAGATATGGTCCATGGGGCTTATCGTCCTGGTGGTCTCCACGTTCTCGTTGCAGCTTATCGTACGCCAATTCCTGGGCGTGACGGTGAACGGGTCGCTCGCGCTCTTCGGGCTTGGCACCCTGCTGTACCTGTTCTCGGCCGCCTCCATCGGCATATACATGGCCACGGTGGCCCGCAGCATGCCGCAGTTCGGGCTCATGTCCATCCTGGTGCTCCTGCCGCTCCAGATCCTCTCCGGCGCGACAACCCCGCGCGAGAGCATGCCCCAGGGCGTTCAGTGGCTGATGGATTTCGCGCCGACCACCCACTACGTGAGCCTCGCCCAGGCCGTGCTGTTCCGGGGCGCGGGGTTCGGGGTGGTGCTGCCCCAGTTCGCGCTGGTGGCGGCCATCGGCTTGGCGTTCTTCCTCCTGGCGCACCACCGGCTGCGACGCATGATCGGCTCGATGCAGTAA
- a CDS encoding autotransporter outer membrane beta-barrel domain-containing protein, with the protein MKRFACVAALLAAIAFANAAPASAAGKFNQLIGLGDSTLDTGYFRYTSSGNAAVNAALVSAIAAGAQGEFAGPGVMTTTMLGGRFGLSAEPSSAGGTIYANGSAYSALLGAVPGGPTIPGSLPGNVATTQQIARYLASGGGAANPNALYVINTGNNDLIFVQNQGPAWIAANPDFLGNVASQLALSVAALQAAGARTIMVPNTFYTSALTGLGGVLPASNADSYARAIAYGNTKWANLAAAGVRFIPADLTSMFRFVSANPALFGFTPSSVLASNAPSPVAALVTSWDDVTPAQMQTYLFIDGKHLTTAGQQIEADYEHSLLTAPTQMSLLAEGPVQGGLARAATIQGQIDLSGQHRGDNGINVWASGGVNSLQMKSYTGFAESSGTPFTGAVGADYQTSFGLILGAAFAAGTQTQDFSEGAGHYDQNDQAFSLYTAYKYGPVWGNAVASYGLYQDTIKRSAPLGLFTDQNSADTTGDSLGLALRLGADLKLGPVTTGPVAGLVLQQVRIKAFTESGTSGVTALHYGEQQRDSAVTQLGWRVLADIGRWQPFVEAKWSHELADPKRTVKASLTTTSAPAYSMDAVPVTTDWGTVMLGTSFKVNDRVMLRASFSSMFSNPQVATYGGELGVNVSF; encoded by the coding sequence ATGAAACGATTCGCCTGTGTAGCCGCCCTGCTTGCCGCCATCGCCTTCGCCAACGCCGCTCCGGCCAGCGCGGCGGGGAAGTTCAACCAGCTCATCGGCCTTGGCGACAGCACCCTGGATACCGGCTATTTCCGCTACACGTCGTCGGGAAACGCGGCGGTGAACGCGGCGCTCGTCTCCGCCATCGCGGCCGGGGCTCAGGGCGAGTTCGCCGGGCCAGGGGTGATGACCACCACAATGCTGGGGGGACGGTTCGGTCTTAGCGCAGAGCCGTCCAGCGCCGGAGGGACCATCTACGCCAACGGCTCCGCCTATTCAGCGCTTCTTGGCGCCGTGCCCGGCGGCCCCACCATTCCGGGAAGCCTGCCCGGCAACGTGGCCACTACCCAGCAGATCGCCCGTTACCTGGCCTCCGGGGGAGGCGCGGCCAACCCCAACGCCCTGTATGTGATCAACACCGGCAACAACGACCTGATCTTCGTGCAGAACCAGGGTCCGGCCTGGATCGCCGCCAACCCCGACTTCCTGGGCAACGTGGCGTCCCAGCTCGCTCTCAGCGTGGCGGCCCTCCAGGCAGCCGGAGCCCGCACCATCATGGTCCCCAACACCTTCTACACCTCGGCCCTGACCGGCCTTGGCGGCGTGCTCCCGGCCAGCAACGCCGATTCCTACGCCAGGGCCATCGCATACGGGAATACGAAGTGGGCGAATCTGGCGGCGGCGGGCGTGCGTTTCATACCCGCCGACCTCACCAGCATGTTCCGGTTCGTGTCCGCAAATCCCGCGCTGTTCGGGTTCACTCCATCCTCGGTGCTTGCGTCCAACGCCCCGTCCCCGGTGGCCGCCCTGGTGACCAGCTGGGACGACGTCACTCCCGCCCAGATGCAGACCTATCTGTTCATCGACGGCAAGCATCTGACCACTGCCGGCCAGCAGATCGAGGCGGATTACGAGCACAGCCTGCTCACCGCGCCCACCCAGATGTCTCTCCTGGCCGAAGGGCCGGTGCAGGGCGGACTGGCCCGCGCGGCCACCATCCAGGGCCAGATCGACCTGTCCGGGCAGCATCGCGGCGACAACGGGATAAACGTCTGGGCCAGCGGCGGGGTTAATTCGCTTCAGATGAAGAGCTACACGGGCTTTGCGGAGTCATCAGGCACGCCGTTTACCGGCGCGGTGGGCGCGGACTACCAGACGTCCTTCGGGCTCATCCTGGGCGCGGCCTTCGCCGCCGGAACGCAGACACAGGACTTCTCCGAGGGCGCAGGCCACTACGACCAGAACGACCAGGCCTTCAGCCTGTACACCGCCTACAAATACGGGCCAGTGTGGGGCAACGCCGTGGCCTCCTACGGCCTGTACCAGGACACGATCAAACGCAGCGCCCCCCTGGGCCTGTTCACCGACCAGAACAGCGCGGACACCACGGGCGACTCCCTGGGGCTGGCCCTGCGCCTGGGCGCGGACCTGAAGCTCGGGCCGGTCACTACCGGGCCGGTGGCTGGCTTGGTGCTCCAGCAGGTGCGCATCAAGGCCTTCACCGAGTCCGGCACCAGCGGCGTCACCGCCCTGCACTACGGCGAGCAGCAGCGCGATTCCGCCGTCACCCAGCTGGGCTGGCGCGTGCTGGCGGACATCGGCAGATGGCAGCCCTTCGTGGAGGCCAAATGGAGCCACGAGCTCGCCGACCCCAAACGCACCGTGAAAGCCTCGCTCACCACCACCTCCGCCCCGGCCTACTCCATGGACGCCGTCCCGGTGACCACCGACTGGGGCACGGTCATGCTGGGCACGTCCTTCAAGGTGAATGACCGGGTGATGCTCAGGGCGTCGTTCTCAAGCATGTTCTCAAATCCCCAGGTGGCCACCTACGGCGGCGAGCTGGGCGTGAACGTGAGTTTCTAG
- a CDS encoding FAD-dependent oxidoreductase, with amino-acid sequence MRIIVIGGTAAGPKAASRAKRLNQGAEVILIQKAPELSMASCGYPYYVSGGVSSRDQLLATPAGVVRDPLFFAGAKGVKALVNTEATAVDAKAKTVTFHRAGGKPETLDYDKLILCTGSTPRIPPFPGVGLEGVFTLHSMSDADILRSVGAAAAGKHAVIAGGGLIGMETCEALAACGMTVTVVEKLPHILAFLDPELSMLVENHARAKGAQVITGMGVAGFEGTDGRVSGVRLEDGRTLPCHLAVVALGVSPNVQLAREAGLAIGATGGIAVDKHMRTCDPDIYAAGDCVEVSCRLTGTKTLAPYGDLANLEGRVAGENAALGDLAIFPGTIHSGICKVFDFAAGSTGLSERKAREAGYDVVCAVNASPDKPGFMGAKLLISKMVADAGTGRILGFQCVGAGEVNRQVAEAAMAVMAGMTVEEACMADLPYAPPFSLAIDHFIATAHILDNKMRGLYEGASSQEVKQGIDDGVESYFLDVRGPGEFEEMRLGIGETLIPLGQLRNRLDELPADKSARIVAYCKVSMRGYEAQRVLQAKGYDNVVVMEGGIMAWPFAREK; translated from the coding sequence ATGAGGATCATCGTCATCGGAGGAACCGCCGCAGGCCCCAAGGCCGCCTCGCGCGCCAAGAGGCTCAACCAGGGCGCTGAGGTCATCCTGATCCAGAAAGCTCCGGAGCTCTCCATGGCCTCCTGCGGATACCCCTATTACGTGTCCGGGGGCGTATCCAGCCGCGACCAGCTGCTCGCCACTCCGGCGGGCGTGGTGCGCGACCCGCTCTTCTTCGCCGGGGCCAAGGGCGTGAAGGCCCTGGTGAACACCGAAGCCACCGCCGTGGACGCCAAGGCCAAAACCGTGACGTTTCACAGGGCCGGGGGGAAACCCGAAACCCTGGACTACGACAAGCTCATCCTGTGCACGGGCTCCACGCCCCGCATCCCGCCCTTCCCCGGCGTGGGCCTGGAGGGCGTGTTCACGCTGCACTCCATGTCCGACGCGGACATCCTGCGCTCGGTGGGCGCGGCGGCAGCCGGGAAACACGCGGTGATCGCGGGCGGCGGGCTTATCGGCATGGAGACCTGCGAGGCCCTGGCCGCCTGCGGCATGACGGTGACGGTGGTGGAGAAGCTGCCGCACATTCTGGCTTTCCTCGATCCCGAGCTGTCCATGCTGGTGGAGAACCACGCCCGGGCCAAGGGCGCGCAGGTGATCACGGGCATGGGCGTGGCGGGCTTCGAGGGAACGGACGGTCGCGTGAGCGGCGTGCGCCTGGAAGACGGGCGCACCTTGCCCTGCCATCTGGCCGTGGTGGCCCTTGGCGTGTCGCCCAACGTGCAGCTGGCGCGCGAGGCGGGTCTGGCTATCGGGGCCACTGGAGGCATCGCCGTGGACAAGCACATGCGCACCTGCGACCCGGACATCTACGCGGCGGGCGACTGCGTGGAGGTGAGCTGCCGCCTCACGGGCACGAAGACCCTGGCCCCCTACGGCGACCTGGCCAACCTGGAGGGCCGCGTGGCGGGCGAGAACGCCGCCCTGGGCGACCTGGCGATATTTCCGGGGACCATCCACAGCGGCATCTGCAAGGTGTTCGACTTTGCGGCGGGCTCCACCGGGCTCTCGGAGCGCAAGGCCAGAGAGGCCGGATACGACGTGGTCTGTGCGGTGAACGCGAGCCCGGACAAGCCGGGCTTCATGGGCGCGAAGCTCCTGATCTCCAAGATGGTGGCCGACGCCGGGACCGGGCGCATCCTGGGCTTTCAGTGCGTGGGTGCCGGGGAGGTGAACCGGCAGGTGGCCGAGGCCGCCATGGCCGTCATGGCTGGCATGACCGTCGAAGAGGCCTGCATGGCCGACCTGCCCTACGCGCCCCCATTCTCGCTGGCCATCGACCACTTCATCGCCACGGCCCACATCCTGGATAACAAGATGCGCGGCCTGTACGAAGGCGCGTCCAGCCAGGAGGTCAAACAGGGCATCGATGATGGGGTCGAGTCGTACTTCCTGGACGTGCGCGGCCCCGGAGAGTTCGAGGAGATGCGCCTGGGCATCGGCGAGACGCTCATCCCGCTGGGCCAGCTGCGCAACCGGCTGGACGAGCTGCCCGCCGACAAGAGCGCCCGCATCGTGGCCTACTGCAAGGTGTCCATGCGCGGCTACGAGGCCCAGCGCGTGCTGCAAGCCAAGGGCTACGACAACGTGGTGGTCATGGAGGGCGGCATCATGGCCTGGCCCTTCGCGCGGGAAAAATAA
- a CDS encoding Mrp/NBP35 family ATP-binding protein — protein sequence MNHTSCDSGAQKPLQPLEVPSAIARIKSKIVVLSGKGGVGKSTVAANLAAGLALEGLKTGLLDVDVHGPSIPRIMGLAGIKPDMAGDTILPVEWNWNLKVVSMGFFLPNPDEPVIWRGPVKGGVIKQFLHQVAWGDLDCLVVDCPPGTGDEPLSVMQLLGPDAVALVVTSPQDVAIDDVRRSVAFCRELGNPVLGIVENLSGFHCHQCGTVHDIFKSGGGEKLAEASGVPFLGRIPIDTEVGKAADQGEAYLAVKGTSPAALAFRQVVLAAVAHTEAASATLRAGA from the coding sequence ATGAATCACACGTCATGCGACAGCGGGGCGCAAAAGCCCCTGCAACCCCTGGAAGTTCCCAGCGCCATAGCACGCATCAAGAGCAAGATCGTGGTCCTGTCCGGCAAGGGCGGCGTGGGCAAGAGCACCGTGGCCGCCAACCTGGCCGCCGGGCTGGCCCTGGAAGGCCTCAAGACCGGGCTTCTGGACGTGGACGTCCACGGCCCCAGCATCCCGCGGATCATGGGGCTTGCGGGAATCAAGCCGGACATGGCCGGGGACACCATCCTGCCCGTGGAGTGGAACTGGAACCTCAAGGTCGTATCCATGGGATTCTTCCTGCCCAACCCCGACGAGCCGGTCATCTGGCGCGGTCCGGTGAAGGGCGGGGTCATCAAGCAGTTCCTGCATCAGGTGGCCTGGGGCGATCTGGACTGCCTGGTTGTGGACTGCCCCCCCGGCACCGGCGACGAGCCTCTCTCGGTGATGCAGCTTCTCGGCCCGGACGCCGTGGCCCTGGTGGTCACCTCGCCCCAGGACGTGGCCATCGACGACGTACGTCGCTCCGTGGCCTTCTGCCGCGAACTTGGCAACCCGGTGCTGGGCATCGTTGAGAACCTGAGCGGGTTCCACTGCCACCAGTGCGGCACGGTGCATGACATCTTCAAGTCCGGCGGCGGCGAGAAGCTTGCCGAAGCATCCGGCGTGCCTTTCCTTGGCCGCATCCCCATCGACACGGAAGTCGGCAAGGCCGCCGACCAGGGCGAAGCCTATCTGGCCGTGAAGGGCACTTCTCCGGCTGCCCTGGCCTTCCGGCAGGTGGTCCTGGCCGCAGTGGCTCATACGGAAGCCGCCAGCGCCACGTTGCGGGCCGGAGCGTAA
- a CDS encoding NifB/NifX family molybdenum-iron cluster-binding protein, which yields METTLIAVPSVMPGGLEAEVGEHFGHCELYTLVEIGGSAVVSVTTLPNVPHEHGGCMAPVQFLAGNGVKALIAGGMGMRPLMGFKQLGIDVYHGGESESVAHAVQAFIAGKLQRFSTDFTCGGCS from the coding sequence ATGGAAACGACTCTCATCGCTGTACCCTCGGTCATGCCCGGCGGTCTGGAAGCCGAGGTCGGCGAACATTTCGGACATTGCGAACTCTACACGCTGGTGGAGATCGGCGGCTCCGCCGTGGTGTCGGTCACCACGCTGCCCAACGTCCCCCACGAGCACGGCGGCTGCATGGCCCCGGTGCAGTTCCTGGCCGGAAACGGCGTCAAGGCGCTTATCGCGGGCGGCATGGGCATGCGCCCGCTCATGGGCTTCAAACAGCTGGGCATCGACGTCTACCACGGCGGCGAATCGGAAAGCGTGGCCCACGCCGTCCAGGCGTTCATCGCGGGCAAACTCCAGCGGTTCTCGACCGATTTCACCTGCGGCGGCTGTTCCTGA
- a CDS encoding ATP-binding protein produces the protein MREIVVISGKGGTGKTSLTAAFAALGDSAVVCDLDVDAADLHLLLSPRNDRTEQFISGHEAVIDPDACTGCGKCIEMCRFDAIRQNGVGLAIDSRRCEGCKVCVAFCPASAVDFPDKHCGEWYVGDTRFGTLVHARLTPGGENSGRLVSLLKKEARAIAARHGLSFILCDGAPGIGCPVISSLSGADLAVIVTEPTPSGQHDLERVLELCRHFRTRACVIVNKCDLNPRTAQEIVSRCETAGHEVVASLPHDEIVFEAMLRGRAVTELAGSPFTDTLRSAWKRIIMLSEMGREAHVPAMNQ, from the coding sequence CGTGAGATCGTGGTCATCAGCGGCAAGGGCGGCACCGGGAAGACATCCCTCACGGCGGCCTTCGCGGCCCTGGGCGACAGCGCAGTGGTCTGCGACCTGGACGTGGACGCGGCAGACCTGCACCTGCTGCTCTCTCCCCGCAACGACCGCACCGAACAGTTCATTTCAGGCCACGAGGCGGTGATCGATCCCGACGCCTGCACGGGCTGCGGCAAATGCATCGAGATGTGCCGCTTCGACGCCATCCGCCAGAACGGCGTAGGACTCGCCATTGATTCCAGGCGCTGCGAGGGCTGCAAGGTGTGCGTGGCCTTCTGCCCGGCCTCGGCCGTCGATTTTCCCGACAAGCACTGCGGCGAATGGTACGTGGGCGACACCCGCTTCGGCACGCTGGTTCACGCCCGCCTGACCCCCGGCGGGGAGAACTCCGGTCGGCTGGTGTCTCTCCTCAAGAAGGAGGCCAGGGCCATCGCCGCGCGCCACGGGCTGAGCTTCATCCTGTGCGACGGCGCGCCGGGCATCGGTTGTCCGGTCATCAGCTCGCTCTCCGGGGCGGATCTGGCGGTCATCGTCACCGAGCCCACCCCGTCGGGCCAGCACGATCTGGAGCGCGTGCTGGAACTGTGCAGACATTTCCGCACGCGGGCCTGCGTCATCGTCAACAAGTGCGACCTGAACCCCCGCACCGCGCAGGAGATCGTCTCGCGCTGTGAGACTGCGGGGCACGAAGTGGTGGCCAGCCTGCCCCACGACGAAATCGTTTTCGAGGCCATGCTCAGGGGCCGCGCGGTGACGGAGCTGGCGGGTTCGCCTTTCACCGATACGCTGCGCAGCGCCTGGAAGCGCATCATCATGTTGTCGGAGATGGGCCGCGAGGCCCACGTTCCGGCAATGAACCAATAA